The following are encoded together in the Candidatus Omnitrophota bacterium genome:
- the prmC gene encoding peptide chain release factor N(5)-glutamine methyltransferase, whose translation MNEQELILCDLLNCTRAQLYSDPRTLHLSGEQESRRLAINRERQKGVPLQYILGRCEFFGLEFKIQPGTFIPRPETEILVEEAISLMQGPRCKGQDLKILDIGTGAGNIAISLAKNLTNAKITAIDIAVITLDLAEQNARLHAVQKKIDFRKVDLFSASGLQFLASSFDMIVSNPPYITTTDLGHLAPEVKNEPRPALDGGKDGLHFYGQILKTAKDLLKPRGILLFEIGLGQVEGISKIIADYPQFEIREIINDYNGIERVICLDRI comes from the coding sequence ATGAATGAGCAAGAGTTGATACTTTGTGATTTATTAAATTGTACGCGTGCCCAATTATACTCAGATCCTCGGACCTTGCATTTATCTGGAGAACAGGAGTCTCGTAGGCTTGCAATTAATAGAGAAAGGCAAAAGGGCGTGCCGCTTCAATATATCTTAGGCAGATGTGAATTCTTTGGGCTGGAATTTAAGATTCAGCCTGGTACGTTTATTCCTCGTCCTGAGACCGAGATATTGGTTGAGGAGGCAATTTCCCTGATGCAAGGGCCAAGATGTAAAGGGCAAGATCTAAAGATCCTAGATATAGGAACTGGTGCCGGTAATATCGCTATCAGTTTAGCTAAAAATCTTACAAATGCAAAGATTACAGCAATAGATATTGCTGTAATCACACTAGATCTGGCAGAGCAGAATGCAAGGTTGCATGCAGTCCAGAAGAAAATAGATTTTAGGAAGGTAGATTTATTCTCAGCTTCTGGCTTGCAGTTTTTAGCTTCTAGCTTTGATATGATTGTTTCCAATCCTCCTTATATAACGACCACAGATTTAGGGCATCTTGCGCCTGAGGTAAAAAATGAACCAAGGCCTGCCTTGGATGGCGGTAAGGATGGGCTACATTTTTATGGACAAATTTTAAAGACAGCCAAAGATCTATTAAAACCACGAGGCATTTTATTATTTGAAATTGGCTTAGGCCAGGTTGAGGGCATAAGTAAGATTATCGCTGATTATCCTCAATTTGAAATTAGAGAAATCATCAATGATTATAATGGCATCGAAAGAGTTATATGTTTAGATAGGATATAA
- the prfA gene encoding peptide chain release factor 1 produces the protein MFKKKFEDLEKRLVDIEHLLADPKIISDQPKCLSLAKELSALVEPVRDFRKWKKITLELVQLENVLEEKHDQEFLDLAKAEIEVLEATQKDLGKKLEQFLLGEDKDASLDVIVEIRAGTGGQEASLFAADLFRMYSRFADKCGWRAEILSSHPSEAGGFKEVIFSVRGKDAFRKLRFESGVHRVQRVPVTEASGRIHTSAATVAVLPEAKEADVKVDPKDLKIDVFKSSGPGGQSVNTTDSAVRITHLPSGLVIICQDERSQLKNKYKAMRVLRTRLLEAEREKNENEISNQRRSQIRSGDRSEKIRTYNFSEHRVTDHRIGLVIHRLEEILEGSLDEIIQALIENEDKDKRKRLMNNE, from the coding sequence ATGTTTAAGAAAAAATTCGAAGATTTAGAAAAACGGCTAGTAGATATTGAGCATCTTTTGGCTGATCCTAAAATTATCTCTGATCAGCCTAAGTGTCTATCCTTGGCAAAGGAATTATCCGCCTTGGTTGAACCGGTTAGGGATTTCCGTAAATGGAAGAAGATTACGCTGGAATTGGTTCAATTAGAAAATGTATTAGAAGAAAAGCATGATCAGGAGTTTTTGGATCTTGCAAAGGCGGAGATAGAAGTGCTTGAGGCTACCCAGAAAGACCTAGGAAAGAAACTGGAGCAGTTTTTATTAGGCGAAGATAAAGATGCCAGTCTAGACGTTATTGTCGAGATTCGGGCTGGAACCGGAGGCCAGGAGGCGAGCCTATTTGCCGCTGATCTATTCAGAATGTATTCTAGATTTGCTGATAAGTGCGGCTGGAGGGCTGAGATCTTAAGTAGTCATCCTTCTGAAGCAGGGGGCTTCAAAGAAGTCATATTTTCCGTGAGAGGAAAGGATGCCTTTAGAAAGTTAAGATTTGAAAGCGGCGTTCATCGAGTCCAGCGCGTGCCAGTTACCGAGGCCTCAGGCAGGATTCATACCTCTGCAGCAACAGTTGCAGTTTTACCTGAGGCAAAAGAGGCAGATGTAAAAGTTGACCCCAAGGATTTAAAGATTGATGTGTTCAAATCATCCGGGCCAGGTGGCCAGAGTGTTAATACTACAGATTCAGCTGTTAGAATTACTCATTTGCCTTCGGGTTTGGTTATTATCTGTCAGGATGAGCGTTCTCAGCTTAAGAACAAATATAAGGCAATGCGCGTATTGCGAACCAGGCTCTTAGAGGCAGAAAGAGAAAAGAATGAAAACGAAATCTCTAATCAGCGGCGTTCCCAGATTAGAAGTGGTGATCGAAGTGAGAAAATTCGCACCTATAATTTCTCTGAGCATCGCGTTACTGATCACCGCATCGGCCTTGTAATTCATAGGTTAGAAGAGATATTAGAGGGTAGTCTTGATGAAATCATCCAAGCCCTTATTGAGAATGAAGATAAGGATAAGCGCAAGCGGCTAATGAACAATGAATGA
- the rpmE gene encoding 50S ribosomal protein L31 has product MKKSIHPEYKQATITCACGEVIHTRSTKQNIRVEICSKCHPFFTGRQKFVDSAGRVEKFLKKYKKEK; this is encoded by the coding sequence ATGAAGAAGAGTATACATCCAGAATATAAGCAAGCAACGATTACCTGTGCCTGTGGAGAGGTTATCCACACGCGTTCAACAAAACAGAATATCAGGGTTGAAATCTGTTCAAAATGTCATCCTTTTTTTACAGGTAGACAGAAATTTGTTGATTCTGCAGGAAGGGTCGAAAAATTTCTTAAGAAATATAAGAAAGAAAAATAA
- the murA gene encoding UDP-N-acetylglucosamine 1-carboxyvinyltransferase produces the protein MDKLVIEGGVKLEGKVEVSGAKNAFLPILAATLLTDEVCKIHSSPKLKDVQTMIKIIEYLGKRVDFQNGTVVVKPRKELNSLAPYKLVSTMRASFCVLGPLVARLKHAKVSLPGGCIIGVRPVDLHLKGLIGLGVDINIDSGYVIASAKNNHLRGNRIYLGGEFGPSVTATANIMMAATLARGSTIIEAAACEPEISDLAEFLIKMGAKIKGAGTPIIKIDGVDKLGGAEHTVIPDRIEAGTFMVAAAITKGDILIKNCVAEHLGAIIDVLIRAGVEIKARDNELRVKSIRNTKAINVTTFPYPGFPTDMQAQTMSLMSVTSGISIIHEKVYPDRFMHVAELNRMGAHIQREGPYAVVHGVKRLSGASLMACDLRASAALVLAALVSEGKSTISRIYHLDRGYEKLDLKLQNLGAKIWREKE, from the coding sequence ATGGATAAGTTAGTTATTGAAGGTGGCGTTAAGTTAGAGGGTAAGGTTGAGGTGAGTGGTGCTAAGAATGCCTTTCTTCCTATTTTAGCGGCAACACTCTTGACAGATGAGGTATGCAAGATTCACTCTTCCCCTAAACTCAAAGATGTGCAGACAATGATTAAGATTATCGAGTATCTAGGTAAAAGGGTTGATTTTCAGAATGGTACAGTGGTAGTGAAGCCGCGAAAGGAATTAAATAGCTTAGCACCTTATAAGCTAGTATCAACTATGCGTGCTTCTTTTTGTGTCTTGGGTCCATTGGTTGCCCGCTTGAAGCATGCTAAGGTATCTTTGCCAGGTGGCTGCATTATTGGTGTACGACCAGTGGATTTACATTTAAAAGGCTTAATTGGTCTGGGTGTTGATATTAACATTGATTCTGGCTATGTCATTGCTTCTGCCAAGAATAATCATTTACGCGGCAATCGTATTTATCTTGGTGGTGAATTTGGTCCTTCAGTAACAGCAACGGCTAATATAATGATGGCAGCTACGTTAGCTCGCGGCAGTACAATAATTGAGGCTGCTGCCTGTGAGCCTGAAATTTCCGACCTAGCTGAATTTCTTATAAAAATGGGAGCAAAGATTAAAGGGGCTGGTACACCGATTATAAAGATTGATGGCGTAGATAAATTAGGTGGTGCAGAACATACTGTTATACCTGATAGGATTGAGGCCGGTACATTCATGGTGGCAGCTGCGATTACCAAAGGTGACATACTCATAAAAAACTGCGTTGCAGAACATTTAGGAGCAATAATAGATGTTTTGATAAGAGCCGGAGTTGAAATCAAGGCCAGGGATAATGAATTAAGGGTTAAGAGCATTAGGAATACAAAAGCAATTAATGTAACTACCTTTCCTTATCCTGGGTTTCCTACAGATATGCAAGCCCAGACAATGTCTCTGATGAGCGTTACCTCAGGAATCAGTATTATCCATGAAAAGGTATATCCTGATAGATTTATGCATGTGGCAGAGTTAAACCGTATGGGCGCACATATCCAGCGTGAAGGTCCTTATGCTGTTGTGCATGGAGTCAAGCGTCTTTCGGGTGCTTCACTAATGGCATGTGATTTGCGGGCTTCAGCTGCGCTTGTTTTAGCAGCCCTAGTATCAGAAGGCAAAAGCACAATATCGCGAATATATCATCTTGATCGCGGATATGAAAAATTAGACTTAAAGCTACAGAATTTAGGCGCAAAGATCTGGAGAGAGAAGGAGTAA
- a CDS encoding aminodeoxychorismate/anthranilate synthase component II, which translates to MILVIDNYDSFTYNLVQYLGELGANLKVFRNDKITIKEIKRLMPKRIVISPGPGRPKHAGISLEVVTNFCNSVPILGVCLGHQCIGEAFGAKIVGAKKLMHGKTSLIYHNNCKIFKDIRNPFLATRYHSLIVEKRGLPSSLEITAWTKQGEIMGLQHKRKPVFGVQFHPESILTGEGKKILKNFLDL; encoded by the coding sequence ATGATTTTAGTAATTGATAACTATGATTCTTTCACATATAACCTTGTTCAGTATCTAGGTGAACTTGGCGCTAATCTTAAGGTCTTTCGCAATGACAAGATCACAATTAAAGAAATAAAAAGGCTTATGCCAAAAAGAATAGTCATATCTCCAGGTCCGGGAAGGCCTAAGCATGCAGGCATATCTCTTGAGGTTGTAACTAATTTTTGCAATTCTGTCCCTATCCTGGGTGTATGTCTGGGGCATCAGTGTATTGGCGAGGCCTTTGGCGCTAAGATTGTAGGTGCAAAAAAGCTAATGCACGGCAAGACATCTCTAATTTATCATAACAATTGCAAGATCTTTAAAGATATTAGAAATCCCTTCCTCGCTACTCGCTATCATTCGCTTATCGTAGAGAAGAGAGGCCTGCCTTCTAGTTTAGAGATTACTGCCTGGACAAAACAGGGTGAGATTATGGGTTTGCAACATAAGAGGAAACCTGTTTTTGGTGTTCAATTTCATCCGGAATCAATATTGACAGGAGAAGGTAAAAAGATTTTGAAGAATTTTCTAGACCTATGA
- a CDS encoding YIP1 family protein translates to MVDWKKLRERMIRAAQLEPKLYEEVEADKSAMTQAMLVVVLSSLAAGLGTITTGGFSSVLAGTILALVAWYIWAFITYFVGTKLLPTPDTKADLGQLLRTIGFSTSPGLIRILGIIPFLTNIVFFVAAFWMLAAMVIAVRQALDYRSTFRAVAVCIIGWIIQFIIIVITVSLIARPTTSV, encoded by the coding sequence ATGGTTGATTGGAAGAAGTTGAGGGAGAGGATGATTCGGGCAGCACAGTTAGAGCCTAAATTGTACGAAGAGGTAGAGGCAGATAAGTCTGCCATGACTCAGGCTATGCTGGTTGTGGTTTTATCAAGTCTTGCTGCTGGTTTAGGCACTATTACAACAGGAGGCTTTAGTTCAGTCTTAGCAGGTACGATTTTAGCATTGGTAGCCTGGTATATTTGGGCCTTTATTACTTACTTTGTCGGCACAAAATTGCTACCAACCCCAGATACAAAGGCAGATTTGGGACAGTTATTGCGCACTATAGGATTCTCGACTTCACCCGGACTTATTCGGATTTTAGGCATTATTCCTTTTCTTACTAATATTGTGTTTTTTGTAGCTGCATTCTGGATGTTAGCGGCAATGGTAATTGCTGTCAGACAGGCACTTGATTATCGCAGCACATTTAGGGCAGTTGCAGTTTGTATTATCGGCTGGATAATTCAGTTTATAATTATCGTAATAACCGTTTCTCTAATCGCAAGGCCTACTACATCAGTCTAA
- the rho gene encoding transcription termination factor Rho has product MTTEAKKEIKVAKVDIVHLKEMKVSELNKVARSLNVNGISSLRKQDLIFKILQAQAEKEGLMFGEGVLEVLPDGFGFLRSPNYNYLPCPDDIYISPSQIRKFDLHTGDTVSGQIRPPKEGEKYFALLKVEAVNFENPESIKDKVLFDNLTPLYPNQRLKLEVKPEEVSMRVMDLLTPIGKGQRSMIVAAPYSGKTVLLQKIANSIAENYPEVTLIVLLIDERPEEVTDMQRIVKGEVISSTFDEPAERHVQVAEIVLEKAKRLVEHKKDVVILLDSITRLARAYNTVVPHSGKILTGGVDSNALHKPKRFFGAARAIEEGGSLTIVATALVDTGSRMDEVIFEEFKGTGNMELQLDRTLFQRRIYPAIDIKRSNTRREELLVNREQLQKTWILRKVLNELNSAEAMELLIDKLNKTKDNEEFLNSMNQAKT; this is encoded by the coding sequence ATGACTACAGAAGCAAAGAAAGAGATAAAAGTTGCTAAGGTTGATATTGTACATCTAAAGGAAATGAAGGTATCAGAATTAAACAAGGTTGCCAGGAGTTTAAATGTTAATGGCATAAGTAGTTTAAGGAAGCAGGACTTAATTTTTAAAATCCTGCAGGCCCAGGCAGAGAAGGAAGGGTTGATGTTCGGGGAGGGAGTCTTGGAGGTCTTACCAGATGGCTTTGGCTTCTTGCGTTCCCCCAATTATAACTACCTGCCCTGTCCGGATGATATTTATATTTCGCCGTCTCAAATAAGAAAATTTGATTTACACACCGGAGATACTGTTAGTGGACAGATTCGACCGCCCAAAGAAGGTGAGAAATATTTTGCCCTTTTAAAGGTAGAGGCTGTAAATTTTGAGAATCCGGAATCGATTAAGGATAAGGTCCTCTTTGATAATCTTACGCCTTTATACCCGAATCAAAGATTGAAGCTTGAGGTAAAACCTGAGGAAGTATCAATGCGGGTAATGGACTTGCTTACTCCGATTGGAAAGGGCCAGCGCTCTATGATTGTGGCTGCTCCTTATAGTGGAAAGACGGTTCTCTTGCAAAAGATTGCCAATTCAATAGCAGAGAATTATCCAGAGGTTACATTAATCGTACTGCTTATAGATGAACGGCCGGAAGAGGTAACAGATATGCAGAGGATTGTTAAGGGTGAGGTTATTTCTTCTACCTTTGATGAGCCAGCAGAACGGCACGTACAGGTAGCAGAGATTGTATTGGAGAAGGCTAAACGCCTCGTTGAGCATAAGAAAGATGTTGTTATCTTGCTTGACAGCATTACAAGATTAGCGCGTGCTTATAACACAGTTGTTCCGCACAGCGGCAAGATTCTTACTGGTGGCGTAGATTCCAATGCCTTGCATAAGCCTAAACGCTTCTTCGGAGCTGCACGTGCTATAGAAGAAGGCGGAAGTCTAACCATTGTTGCTACTGCCTTAGTAGATACTGGTTCGCGTATGGATGAGGTAATATTTGAAGAATTTAAAGGCACGGGTAATATGGAACTGCAGCTTGATAGGACTCTATTCCAACGAAGGATTTATCCGGCAATAGATATAAAACGCTCCAATACGCGCAGAGAAGAACTGCTTGTTAATCGAGAGCAGTTGCAAAAGACGTGGATTCTGCGTAAGGTCCTCAATGAACTTAATTCTGCTGAGGCAATGGAGCTTTTAATTGATAAGTTGAATAAGACCAAAGATAATGAAGAGTTTTTAAACAGCATGAATCAAGCCAAGACTTAA
- the trpD gene encoding anthranilate phosphoribosyltransferase, producing MLKEAIKILEQKTDLTQGEMRICMEEIMTGHAAESDIESFLLLLKAKGETVDEITGASLTMRKFVKRIKAPTGIIFDTCGTGGDNAQTFNISTIVAFVLAGADIRVAKHGNRGVSSSCGSADVLEALGVNLLIDAKAIEQALEEIGVVFLFAPNLHPAMKYAMPVRKRLKTRTIFNILGPLTNPAFATHQIIGVFDRKLIDPLIHVLANLGLSHAMVVHGEDGLDEITTCDNTLVCEYKDNDFKNFTIEPDKFGISQARLADLKGGDAVFNAQIVLEVLKGKDGPKKDIVLLNAGVAIYVADSAATIEAGIEKARESIGSGKALDKLQDLKAFTNR from the coding sequence ATGTTAAAAGAAGCCATTAAAATCTTAGAACAAAAAACAGATTTAACTCAAGGAGAGATGCGCATTTGCATGGAGGAGATTATGACTGGACATGCGGCTGAGTCTGATATTGAATCTTTTCTGCTGCTCTTGAAGGCTAAAGGCGAGACAGTCGATGAGATTACTGGTGCTAGCTTAACAATGCGCAAGTTTGTAAAAAGAATAAAAGCACCCACAGGTATTATCTTTGATACCTGTGGCACAGGTGGAGATAATGCCCAAACGTTTAATATTTCAACAATAGTTGCATTTGTCTTAGCAGGAGCTGATATAAGGGTTGCAAAACATGGCAATAGAGGCGTTTCTTCCTCTTGTGGTAGCGCTGATGTCCTAGAGGCGTTAGGGGTTAATTTGTTAATTGACGCGAAGGCTATTGAACAGGCATTAGAGGAGATTGGTGTTGTTTTTTTATTTGCTCCTAATCTACATCCAGCAATGAAATATGCAATGCCAGTGCGCAAGAGATTAAAGACACGCACAATATTCAATATCTTAGGCCCTTTGACTAATCCTGCGTTTGCGACTCATCAGATTATAGGTGTTTTTGATAGAAAGCTGATTGATCCTCTTATACACGTCTTGGCAAATTTAGGACTTTCTCATGCAATGGTCGTACATGGTGAGGACGGCTTAGATGAGATTACGACTTGTGACAATACATTGGTTTGTGAATATAAAGATAATGATTTTAAAAATTTTACGATTGAACCTGATAAATTTGGTATAAGTCAGGCAAGGCTTGCAGATCTTAAGGGCGGCGATGCAGTCTTTAATGCACAGATTGTGTTGGAAGTCTTAAAAGGTAAAGACGGCCCTAAAAAGGATATTGTTCTTCTTAATGCAGGCGTTGCAATTTATGTAGCAGATAGCGCGGCAACGATTGAAGCAGGAATAGAAAAGGCGCGAGAATCCATAGGCTCAGGTAAGGCCTTGGATAAGTTGCAAGACTTGAAGGCGTTCACTAACAGGTGA
- the coaE gene encoding dephospho-CoA kinase (Dephospho-CoA kinase (CoaE) performs the final step in coenzyme A biosynthesis.): MQIKNRIVIGVTGSIGSGKSTAASIFKKLGAKVLDADRLTKDIYRMRPAVVKKIAETFGKDVLTAKGHLDRKKLSLRAFCDKNALRALNRIVHPHIIKRLKQEIGKKYGLIIVDAALLIESGFNRFVDYVLLINCPLRLRLKRALGKHKLSEAEFRMRLNHQLPFIDKKRHAHFVINNSGSLNQLKGQIKKIYKEVAR; the protein is encoded by the coding sequence ATGCAGATTAAAAACAGGATTGTTATTGGAGTTACCGGCAGTATCGGAAGCGGAAAAAGCACGGCCGCATCAATCTTTAAGAAATTGGGCGCAAAGGTTCTTGATGCCGACAGGCTCACAAAAGATATCTACAGGATGAGACCAGCAGTTGTAAAAAAAATAGCCGAGACCTTTGGTAAGGATGTGTTGACTGCCAAGGGTCATTTAGATAGAAAAAAACTTAGTCTGAGAGCATTTTGCGATAAAAATGCACTAAGGGCCTTGAATAGAATAGTGCACCCCCATATTATAAAAAGACTAAAGCAAGAGATAGGAAAAAAATACGGCTTAATCATAGTTGATGCTGCGCTTTTGATAGAGAGCGGTTTTAATCGTTTTGTTGATTATGTCCTTTTGATAAATTGTCCGTTGCGGCTAAGGTTGAAACGCGCCTTAGGAAAACATAAGTTATCGGAAGCAGAGTTCAGGATGCGCCTTAATCATCAGCTTCCGTTTATAGATAAAAAGAGGCATGCGCATTTTGTTATTAATAACTCAGGATCTTTAAATCAGTTAAAAGGGCAAATAAAAAAGATTTACAAAGAGGTGGCGAGATGA
- the trpC gene encoding indole-3-glycerol phosphate synthase TrpC: MLSNIIKNKRIEISKAKKRRSLTSLRYRARPRDFKKAIAKRNKLCVIAEVKKASPSAGIIRSNFNPVQLALQLEKAGADALSVLTDRKFFKGHLSYISKIKAKVKLPILRKDFIIDEYQVYESRAFGADAILLIARILTQKRLKILYDLAEKLGMDCVVEVFSKSDLKKALAIKPRIIGINNRNLKTFRIDLKTTPRLMKLIPKGKLVVSESGIKRNSDISNLKKAGIDAVLIGEAFMNKKIISLALK; this comes from the coding sequence ATCTTAAGCAATATAATCAAAAATAAAAGAATCGAAATTAGCAAGGCAAAAAAGAGAAGATCTCTGACTAGTTTAAGGTATAGAGCAAGGCCTAGAGATTTTAAAAAGGCTATAGCTAAGAGAAATAAGCTTTGTGTTATTGCCGAGGTTAAGAAGGCTTCGCCTTCAGCAGGCATCATACGCAGTAATTTCAATCCAGTACAGTTGGCTTTGCAGCTAGAGAAGGCAGGTGCAGATGCCCTCTCAGTGCTTACTGATAGAAAATTTTTTAAAGGTCATCTTTCATATATAAGTAAGATTAAGGCAAAAGTAAAATTACCTATCTTGCGTAAAGATTTCATAATCGATGAATATCAGGTATACGAATCACGTGCCTTTGGTGCTGATGCAATTCTTTTAATTGCTAGAATTCTGACCCAAAAGAGGCTTAAGATCCTATATGATCTTGCAGAGAAATTAGGCATGGATTGCGTTGTTGAGGTTTTTTCAAAGAGTGACTTGAAAAAGGCGCTTGCTATTAAACCTCGTATTATAGGCATAAACAATAGAAATCTAAAAACCTTCCGAATAGATTTAAAGACTACACCCCGGCTTATGAAATTAATTCCTAAAGGGAAGTTAGTAGTTAGCGAGAGTGGCATAAAAAGAAATAGTGATATTTCTAATCTCAAGAAGGCAGGCATTGATGCAGTTTTGATAGGCGAGGCCTTCATGAATAAGAAGATAATCTCTTTAGCGTTAAAATAA